In Gammaproteobacteria bacterium, one genomic interval encodes:
- the prmB gene encoding 50S ribosomal protein L3 N(5)-glutamine methyltransferase: MTEPYTTPQTVRDWILWAEAEMDAAGVYFGHGTDNALDEAAWLVGGALKLAPDDIEPNLDHAVNADQQNAVRALVAQRIHTRKPAAYLLHEAWFAGLKFYVDERVIVPRSLTGEFIQEQFAPWIDTARVRRVLDLCTGSGCMAIACAYAFTNARVDAADISEDALAVARINVEQHGLRERVRLLRSDLFSALTHERYDVIVTNPPYVALAEMDTLPDEYQHEPELALASGTQGLDDIVNILGGAAAHLEPDGILIAEVGNSHEALQAAFPEVPFLWLTTSGGDESVFLLTAEQLVQFQKSFMYLWTPPDLQEED; encoded by the coding sequence ATGACCGAACCTTACACAACACCGCAAACCGTCCGCGATTGGATTCTGTGGGCCGAAGCCGAGATGGATGCCGCCGGCGTTTATTTCGGCCACGGCACCGACAACGCGTTGGACGAAGCCGCGTGGCTGGTCGGCGGCGCGCTCAAGCTGGCGCCGGACGACATCGAGCCGAACCTGGATCACGCCGTCAACGCCGACCAACAAAACGCCGTGCGTGCGCTGGTTGCGCAGCGCATCCATACGCGCAAGCCGGCGGCGTATCTGTTGCACGAAGCCTGGTTCGCCGGCTTGAAGTTCTACGTCGATGAACGCGTGATCGTGCCGCGCTCGCTTACCGGTGAATTTATACAAGAGCAATTCGCCCCGTGGATCGACACGGCGCGCGTGCGGCGTGTGCTCGATCTGTGTACCGGCAGCGGCTGCATGGCGATCGCCTGCGCTTACGCTTTTACCAATGCGCGGGTCGACGCCGCTGATATTTCCGAAGATGCTCTCGCGGTCGCGCGCATCAACGTCGAGCAGCATGGGTTGCGCGAACGCGTGCGCTTGCTACGTTCCGATTTATTCTCGGCACTAACGCACGAACGCTACGATGTGATCGTGACGAATCCGCCGTATGTAGCGCTGGCGGAGATGGACACGTTGCCCGATGAGTATCAGCACGAGCCCGAGCTCGCGCTCGCCTCCGGCACCCAAGGGCTCGACGACATCGTCAACATTCTTGGCGGTGCCGCGGCCCACCTAGAACCGGACGGCATCTTGATCGCCGAAGTCGGTAATTCACACGAGGCGCTGCAAGCGGCGTTCCCTGAGGTTCCTTTCTTGTGGCTCACGACCAGCGGCGGCGATGAGAGCGTATTTTTGTTGACCGCCGAGCAACTCGTACAGTTTCAAAAATCCTTCATGTATCTATGGACTCCACCCGATT